A single window of Carassius gibelio isolate Cgi1373 ecotype wild population from Czech Republic chromosome A19, carGib1.2-hapl.c, whole genome shotgun sequence DNA harbors:
- the LOC127935581 gene encoding uncharacterized protein LOC127935581 — protein MASPTIVICTSCHMYSLSISVADEGFTCDKCRETVRLTEKISELETRIQTLIEDSKNVRALDTALDPSSSGTPVHCPVPAEPLQQGNWVTVRQRSRGSKHRSSVPIKTLNRFSPLSDAPTEKPDESALVIGDSIVRNVNIETPATIVKCLPGARAPDILANLKVLANAKRKYSKIVIHAGANDVRLRQSEITKNNFKEVCELASTMSDTVICSGPLPAYRGDEMHSRLSSLNGWMSKWCPQNNIGYIDNWTSFWGRPDLFKRDGLHPSWGGATLLSRNMANSLSVYT, from the coding sequence atggcttctcctacaattgttatttgcacctcttgccacatgtacagtttatctatctctgtcgctgatgagggattcacatgtgataaatgcagggaaacagttaggctgacagagaagatttcagaattagagacacgcatccaaactttaattgaggacagtaagaacgttagggctctagatacggctttagatccgtctagctcagggactcctgtacattgtccggttccagcagagcccctgcagcagggcaactgggtgacggtgaggcagcgtagtcgtgggtcaaaacaccgctcttctgttccgatcaaaacattaaacaggttctccccactcagtgatgcacccactgagaaacctgatgaaagtgctctagttattggcgattctattgtacggaacgtgaatatagagacaccagccaccatagtcaaatgtttaccgggagccagagcgcctgacatcttggcaaatttaaaagtgctggctaatgctaaacgtaaatacagtaagattgttattcatgccggcgctaatgatgttcgacttcgccagtcggagatcactaaaaataactttaaagaggtgtgtgaacttgcaagcacgatgtcagacactgtaatatgctctggtcccctccctgcttaccgtggtgacgagatgcatagcagattgtcatcactcaatggctggatgtctaagtggtgcccacagaataacataggttatatagacaattggacgagcttttggggcagacctgacctgtttaaaagagatggtcttcatccctcctggggtggcgccactcttctgtctagaaatatggcaaatagtcttagtgtttatacttga